A window of Megachile rotundata isolate GNS110a chromosome 11, iyMegRotu1, whole genome shotgun sequence genomic DNA:
GCCTTCCCAAGCTCCCAGATATTAGAGCTTGTATGAAATTAGAACAATAAAGTAAAGTTGTTAGAGCTAAGGCAATTGATCAAAATAAAAGAGTAACACTATTGGACAGACTTCCTTTGGGTCACCCCAGCTTGTAGATTGACGTCCCTACATTTGtgacatttaataaaattctgtgTATTCTAACGTTTGCAGCCTGCATACTGTCATCCATGACAATATTTCTGTCGGTCACGTTGCTTCCAAGTGTCCTAGACGTCATTCTACCCCTAAACGAGACACGCCCGCGACAGCAACTATTCAACGTCGAGTACCTGTTCTTCGACAAGGACGAATACTACTACTCCGTGTACCTGCAGCTATCTTGGAGCACGTTCGTCATCGTCATGGTTATAGGATTCGTGGACTCTTTGTACATCATCATAATTCATCACTCGAGCGGACTGTTCGCTGTGTGCGGGTAAACTGAACGGAGGACAATTCTTCAGAAATACTTGAATGTAATTTCATTGCAGGGAGCAAATCAAGAAGGTGACGGAAATGTCTGACGCGGTCGGTGGTCGAATATCTGATCAGATATATCAATGCAAACGTTGCATGGTCATGCATGAGAAGGCTTTACAGTTCGTAGTCAGGTAACTGGTCGATAAACAGTTGTTGATTCTAACTGTTTTCAGGTTCTATGAGATTTTGAAGGAAACTAGCACGAAGAACTACTTTTTTCAAGTTGGGTTGAATATGATGGGGATTAGTGTGCAGGCTGTTCTGGTAAGAAGACTTGTTTAAATTATGGACTCATGTAATATCCTCCAATCTTTACTTAagacctttttttttttagagttattatataaaaatttgatctgGTTAATATTTAATAGTGATATGTTTCTTTCAGCTAGTTTCCAGCCTGGATAAACCTGACCAAGCAATGAAAGCCGGCGTGCTTCTCATATCTAAGCAATTCCACTTATTCGTTGTTAGTCTACCTGGCCAGGTGTTGTTGGATCACTGTGCGCAGCTGGCGAAAaacatgtactataacatatacTATAAACaatgtacagatgtcaacccacgagacCCAAAAGAATCCTTACAGTTTCAAATAACTACAATTCGCACTAATTGCCTGTCATTTTCGCCTAATTTCCAATACCGAAAGTGTGAGGCATTTctcttctgaccaattgggTTCTTCCAAACCTGGGTCAGCCACCGCGTGCCAATTCCTGGCTCGACTACGGTATGTACTGGAGACAACCCTGTTCCTGGCGCGTGGAGTAAGGTTTAAGGGACGCCCACCGTAGAACAGTCCCATGTGACGTTCCATAGTGACAACTCGAAACGTTTGCCTGTCCTTGTTCTTTCACTCAATTGTGGGCGAACAATACCGGCGAAAATACGTGTGacgccatttttctattctgaccaattgggatAGTCCTACTGGGTCAGCCAACGCCGGCTCTGGTTTGACTGCAGTATGGTCCACAGGACATGTAGCAAGGTCTAACACGTTGAAAGATCGACGGTGTTCATTTAGATGTGTTGGCATCT
This region includes:
- the LOC100875549 gene encoding uncharacterized protein LOC100875549; amino-acid sequence: MFRNSLRLLGVDPYQDNMLSNFIIFLVTCTALGMVIPTFLGFHKALRDKDMDALFESLPYFIASSIGIVKLANLQLNKANFRKLLNMVADEWENLKLNNELKPLEDLTKLASTVARIYRTCILSSMTIFLSVTLLPSVLDVILPLNETRPRQQLFNVEYLFFDKDEYYYSVYLQLSWSTFVIVMVIGFVDSLYIIIIHHSSGLFAVCGEQIKKVTEMSDAVGGRISDQIYQCKRCMVMHEKALQFYEILKETSTKNYFFQVGLNMMGISVQAVLLVSSLDKPDQAMKAGVLLISKQFHLFVVSLPGQVLLDHCAQLAKNIYCSKWYRTPLQIQKMIKIMQIKANRPCALTAGGLYEMSIENFGSTLKSCMSYVTMLLSLKE